From a region of the Narcine bancroftii isolate sNarBan1 chromosome 5, sNarBan1.hap1, whole genome shotgun sequence genome:
- the LOC138765533 gene encoding probable G-protein coupled receptor 139 produces MAAADLLIVIFDLIMRQIPIAYTFKFRFLKSIPLCNIHAVLLYTVTDWSVWYTVAFTFDRFVAICYQKMKRNYCTEKTATFVLGTVSVLSFSKNIFWYFMFTGEYFIDNTPWFCLTREGARTSENWATATFVHHIFTPAIPFVLILLLNVLTVRHILVNSRVRRRLRGASSRESFRDPEMESRRKSVTLLYAISANFILLWSLFTGYFIWVQLYYVLVVFPGPPIFVQDLGFMLQLLSCCTNTALYTITQKKLREELKELVKSSIARVVKCAQ; encoded by the coding sequence ATGGCGGCGGCGGATCTACTGATCGTTATCTTCGATCTGATAATGAGGCAGATACCAATTGCCTACACTTTCAAATTCCGTTTCCTCAAGTCCATCCCTTTGTGTAATATTCACGCCGTCCTTCTTTATACAGTGACAGATTGGTCTGTCTGGTACACCGTCGCATTCACCTTCGATCGGTTTGTAGCCATTTGTTACCAGAAGATGAAAAGGAATTATTGCACCGAGAAAACGGCGACGTTTGTACTTGGAACGGTGAGCGTGCTAAGTTTTTCGAAGAACATTTTCTGGTATTTTATGTTCACAGGTGAATATTTCATTGATAATACCCCTTGGTTTTGTTTGACAAGAGAAGGTGCTCGGACATCAGAGAACTGGGCAACAGCCACATTCGTTCATCATATCTTCACACCGGCAATCCCCTTTGTCCTCATTTTGCTGCTCAATGTGTTAACTGTAAGACATATTCTGGTGAATAGCAGGGTGCGCAGAAGACTTCGAGGTGCCAGCAGTCGGGAGAGTTTTCGAGACCCAGAGATGGAGAGCCGCAGGAAATCCGTCACTTTGCTGTATGCTATCTCGGCGAATTTCATCCTGTTATGGTCGCTGTTCACAGGGTATTTCATATGGGTCCAGTTGTATTATGTGCTCGTTGTGTTTCCCGGTCCACCTATTTTTGTGCAAGACCTAGGTTTCATGCTGCAGCTGTTGAGCTGCTGTACAAACACGGCCCTTTACACCATTACCCAGAAAAAGCTCAGGGAAGAACTGAAGGAACTTGTGAAATCTTCCATCGCTCGAGTTGTGAAATGTGCTCAATGA